A window of the Mesotoga prima MesG1.Ag.4.2 genome harbors these coding sequences:
- a CDS encoding IclR family transcriptional regulator, with amino-acid sequence MQSVERIVKILSSFSLEESRLSLDDLTKKSGLPKATVYRIAEALCKEHVLKKDSQTPTYRIGIKLFELGSLYLSSMKLKDVAFAEMEKLHLQTGETIHMGILDGTEVVSIEGFESFKSLHTKLYIGKRAPLYCTAVGKAILAFLPEADREGLIDTLDLIPQTSKTITDKAKLREELERIRSRGTAFDKGENEDGIACVGAPIFDSSGVVVASISISGPIFRMEEEVMKKYSDLLKKVVSRISSALGHGLQQ; translated from the coding sequence ATGCAGAGTGTTGAAAGGATCGTCAAAATTCTCAGTTCATTCAGTCTTGAAGAATCGAGACTGAGTCTTGATGATCTGACTAAAAAGAGCGGTTTGCCCAAGGCAACCGTGTATCGAATCGCGGAGGCCCTCTGCAAAGAACATGTTCTTAAAAAGGATAGCCAGACACCCACATATAGAATAGGGATCAAGCTTTTTGAGCTAGGAAGTCTTTATCTCTCTTCAATGAAACTGAAGGATGTGGCCTTTGCCGAAATGGAGAAACTCCACCTTCAGACTGGAGAAACGATACACATGGGCATACTCGACGGAACGGAGGTTGTCTCGATTGAAGGCTTCGAAAGCTTTAAGTCGCTCCACACCAAGTTATACATAGGAAAACGTGCGCCTCTCTACTGTACCGCCGTGGGAAAGGCGATACTTGCCTTTCTTCCCGAGGCTGATCGCGAAGGACTTATTGACACTCTTGACCTTATTCCCCAGACTTCGAAGACAATAACAGACAAAGCCAAGCTCAGGGAAGAACTGGAAAGGATAAGATCAAGAGGGACGGCCTTCGATAAGGGGGAGAATGAAGACGGTATTGCATGTGTCGGAGCTCCAATATTTGATTCATCGGGCGTAGTTGTAGCGTCGATAAGCATATCCGGTCCTATCTTCCGGATGGAAGAGGAAGTTATGAAGAAATACTCCGATCTCCTCAAGAAGGTTGTGTCAAGGATCTCTTCAGCACTTGGGCATGGATTACAGCAATGA
- a CDS encoding right-handed parallel beta-helix repeat-containing protein — MKRVLVHILGSVRSWLLIMLLIPFGLLFSENIETPVDNYKPPTEVSGTIAEDTVWTIDRSPYLVRATITISPNVILTIEPGVEVLIVQNQDFIVNGTLRAVGNEENPIVFTGTAQVPGWWRSINIQGEGSAFLEWCEVSFAGASTGAGVLKAGSGSLRLVNSVVRRVMGDGLRISAGYSSFESINNTFMYNTNGVRVGINASYSDQSSTFILNQVDIHLDGGAITGIVKWGASGDYSMTVTGDVSVNAGASLEIAPGTVVKLRQNNRFLVYGQLQARGEEDQQIYFTDLRDDTVGGDANRDSSETIAEEGWWRSINIQNEGSAVLEWCTLAYGGRSDGATLLKSGTGSIRISNSAIVRSSGDGLRVAAGYSLFESSDNYFGYNSVGIRLGINSSFSDFTSRFESNDLDVHLDGGTISSSVVWGASSEYSMVTGGDVVVAAGASLKVMPGTVIKLRQNNRILVYGHLEAAGQESAPIYFTDFRNDLVGGDANRDGEATVPASGWWRSISLLTEGTANFEHCTIGYLGVSDMAGVIKSSTGTFSILNSTIHDVTGDGLRIDNSAGSAEVKYSTLSYNTGAGLYYKTDGVHIEALTISSNGIGIRLPAGCSVEVDEQTYFDGNDIAIQIDPAAISGRVTWGAPSNISILMNGSVSVASGASLTIRPGSVIKIAQNAFLAVDGELMASGTEDNPIFFTETRDNSVGGALSGDGSLPEAGWWRSINIRNEGKAIFDWCTIAYAGRSDGAAILKSGAGSLRISNSVLSHTSGDGLRLSSGYSSFEHFQNEYSYNTIGVRLGINASFADVTTRFEGNSTDIQLDGGAITGTVSWGSDGDYSMVITGDVSISAGASLSILPGTVIKFRQNNRILVYGSLQALGEADLPIYFTDLRDDLVGGDANRDGGETTPAPGWWRSIGIMTDGTATFEHCVIRFAGYGDRSGVLKSSTGAVSMTDTVIEKVAGDGFRADNAAGGVKIGRSTFSENSEAGLNCRTDGVSVEESVFLSNDTGVRTVANASLILDDETYFSENNKDIYVEAATISGSVVWRVPKHLSLLLSGSTSISVGARLEIKPGTVVKMAQNSLITVDGELIALGTGEEPVFFTDYRDDSAGGDSNRDADATLPVKGWWNSINIRESGSAELDFVDIGYSQNGIVRAGSGSFTLTNSNIHDVSGEALKLLSGYSYLELSNNVFLRNGAAVRLATNVSFDDTLAAFEENGTDVYVDGGEINSNVVFGLSSDYSFYISGELTLTKGAVLEIRPGTVLKFAANRGLRISGSLKMLGTEQAPITLTDWRDDSTGGDANHDGDASLPEPGWWRSIYIQEEGSAELEWARIMYAGYGDKAGVFKTGSGSLILRNSVISRIAGDGLLVSSSSGHLEVSGLSFLENSTGVGISSQQTVPLEFVDCVFEGNVVYGIRNDSPVEAVAVDCWWGDISGPHHPSLNNRGTGNPVSDNVSFDPWIGKEELMNESESEEVPSENAQEVVQETVVAEWIEVSSDGLCYEVPSSWFDDSEGYRLELEGDENSKPVSRWFDAEPGSENIFFVIAKVKPEFLEKEEEETRLNMEVVEEFERLIAGEPGIWIELTAAQWNVERSIYSHVYEPGNDGYCLSVGFAAKTGFWTQYEPVLERIMETLRYCGN, encoded by the coding sequence ATGAAGCGAGTCTTGGTGCACATTTTAGGGTCCGTTAGATCTTGGCTGCTGATAATGCTTCTAATCCCTTTTGGATTACTTTTTTCAGAGAACATTGAAACACCTGTTGACAATTACAAACCTCCCACAGAGGTTTCCGGGACTATAGCCGAGGACACGGTCTGGACAATCGATCGTAGCCCGTACCTGGTTAGGGCGACAATAACGATTTCTCCAAATGTGATCCTCACAATAGAGCCCGGCGTGGAAGTCCTCATAGTTCAGAATCAGGATTTCATCGTTAACGGTACGCTGAGGGCCGTTGGCAACGAGGAAAACCCGATTGTTTTCACAGGTACTGCTCAGGTACCAGGTTGGTGGAGATCGATCAACATTCAGGGAGAAGGTTCGGCATTTCTTGAGTGGTGCGAAGTCTCCTTTGCAGGAGCGTCAACGGGGGCCGGCGTTCTTAAAGCGGGATCGGGTTCTCTGAGACTCGTCAATTCCGTTGTTAGAAGGGTTATGGGAGATGGCCTTCGGATTTCGGCAGGGTACTCCTCCTTTGAGAGTATCAACAATACCTTCATGTATAACACAAACGGGGTTAGGGTCGGAATAAACGCATCTTACTCTGATCAGAGTTCGACCTTTATTTTGAACCAGGTGGACATCCATCTTGACGGCGGAGCGATCACAGGGATTGTGAAATGGGGAGCCAGTGGTGACTACTCCATGACGGTTACCGGAGATGTCTCTGTAAACGCAGGAGCATCGCTAGAAATAGCTCCGGGAACGGTGGTCAAACTGAGACAAAACAACAGGTTTTTGGTTTACGGTCAACTTCAGGCAAGAGGAGAAGAAGATCAGCAGATCTACTTCACCGATTTGCGCGATGATACGGTCGGAGGGGATGCTAATAGAGATAGCAGTGAGACGATCGCTGAAGAGGGATGGTGGAGATCTATCAACATCCAGAATGAAGGCTCGGCCGTTCTTGAATGGTGTACTCTGGCCTACGGAGGTAGATCGGATGGTGCAACTCTGCTCAAGAGCGGAACGGGTTCTATCAGGATATCCAATTCAGCGATTGTAAGAAGTTCCGGGGACGGGCTTAGGGTAGCTGCAGGCTACTCTCTATTTGAATCTTCGGACAACTATTTCGGGTATAACTCGGTTGGTATTCGATTGGGAATAAATTCATCTTTCTCTGATTTCACTTCCCGTTTTGAAAGTAACGATCTCGATGTTCATCTTGACGGCGGGACGATTAGCTCCAGTGTGGTATGGGGTGCAAGCAGCGAGTATTCAATGGTAACGGGCGGCGACGTAGTTGTCGCTGCGGGAGCTTCACTGAAAGTCATGCCCGGAACTGTAATCAAGCTTAGGCAGAACAACAGAATCCTCGTCTACGGTCATCTTGAGGCAGCCGGTCAAGAAAGCGCCCCCATATACTTCACAGACTTTCGAAATGATCTTGTCGGAGGGGACGCAAACAGAGACGGCGAAGCCACCGTTCCTGCAAGCGGCTGGTGGCGCAGCATAAGCCTGCTTACAGAAGGTACCGCGAACTTTGAGCATTGTACAATCGGGTATCTTGGAGTAAGTGACATGGCAGGAGTGATAAAGAGCAGCACTGGCACCTTTTCTATTCTCAACAGCACGATTCACGACGTTACCGGTGACGGATTGAGGATTGACAATTCCGCAGGAAGTGCGGAAGTGAAGTATTCGACACTATCTTATAATACCGGTGCTGGACTGTACTACAAAACCGACGGCGTCCACATTGAGGCGCTGACCATATCTTCCAACGGAATTGGGATAAGACTCCCGGCGGGCTGTTCGGTCGAGGTTGATGAACAGACCTATTTTGATGGGAACGATATTGCAATACAGATCGATCCTGCCGCAATTTCAGGCAGAGTAACGTGGGGGGCACCCAGTAATATATCCATATTGATGAACGGCAGTGTTTCGGTTGCATCGGGGGCAAGCCTTACCATTAGGCCTGGCAGCGTAATCAAGATAGCTCAGAACGCATTCCTTGCAGTAGATGGAGAACTAATGGCGAGCGGAACCGAGGATAACCCGATCTTTTTCACTGAGACTCGTGACAACTCGGTTGGAGGGGCGTTGTCGGGTGATGGTTCTTTGCCAGAAGCGGGCTGGTGGAGGTCTATCAACATACGTAATGAAGGTAAGGCCATTTTCGACTGGTGCACAATTGCATATGCCGGTCGTTCCGACGGGGCTGCGATATTGAAGAGCGGTGCAGGCTCTCTAAGAATATCGAATTCTGTTCTGTCGCACACTTCTGGAGATGGTCTACGCCTATCTTCGGGTTATTCGTCCTTTGAGCACTTTCAGAACGAGTATTCTTACAACACAATTGGAGTCAGGTTGGGCATAAACGCTTCATTTGCCGATGTAACAACAAGGTTCGAAGGCAACTCCACTGATATTCAATTGGACGGTGGCGCCATAACCGGTACAGTTTCGTGGGGATCGGATGGCGATTACTCCATGGTAATAACAGGCGATGTGAGCATCTCGGCCGGTGCCTCGCTAAGTATTCTTCCGGGAACTGTGATCAAATTCAGACAGAACAACAGAATCCTTGTTTACGGAAGTCTCCAGGCATTGGGAGAAGCGGATTTGCCAATCTACTTCACCGACTTGAGGGATGATCTTGTTGGTGGAGACGCGAACAGAGATGGTGGAGAAACTACCCCCGCTCCTGGCTGGTGGAGATCGATAGGTATTATGACTGACGGCACGGCGACTTTCGAACATTGTGTGATTCGATTCGCCGGATACGGTGATCGATCTGGGGTTCTAAAGAGCAGTACTGGCGCGGTTTCGATGACAGATACGGTAATTGAGAAGGTTGCAGGGGATGGCTTCAGAGCAGATAATGCTGCCGGAGGAGTGAAGATCGGCAGATCGACTTTCTCTGAAAACTCCGAAGCCGGATTGAACTGCAGGACGGACGGGGTTTCGGTAGAAGAATCCGTCTTCCTATCCAATGATACTGGTGTAAGGACAGTCGCAAACGCTTCTCTGATTTTAGATGACGAAACCTACTTCTCTGAAAACAACAAAGACATTTATGTAGAAGCGGCAACTATTAGCGGTAGTGTTGTCTGGAGAGTCCCTAAGCACCTCTCCTTACTTCTCAGCGGCAGCACCTCAATCTCAGTGGGAGCGAGACTTGAGATCAAGCCGGGAACTGTAGTTAAGATGGCTCAAAACTCTCTGATCACTGTCGATGGGGAGCTCATCGCGCTTGGAACTGGAGAAGAACCCGTCTTCTTCACTGATTATCGTGATGATTCCGCAGGCGGCGACTCAAATAGAGATGCAGATGCAACCTTGCCGGTCAAGGGCTGGTGGAACTCTATAAATATTAGAGAATCCGGATCGGCTGAATTGGACTTCGTCGATATCGGCTATTCGCAGAATGGTATTGTCAGAGCCGGTTCGGGATCATTCACACTGACCAACTCCAATATCCATGATGTTTCTGGAGAAGCACTCAAGCTTCTTTCGGGATACTCCTATCTGGAGCTGTCAAACAACGTGTTCCTTAGAAATGGCGCTGCAGTTCGATTGGCTACAAACGTTTCTTTCGATGACACTCTCGCCGCATTTGAAGAAAACGGTACCGATGTGTACGTAGATGGAGGCGAGATAAACAGTAATGTTGTTTTCGGCTTGAGTAGTGATTATTCATTCTACATCTCTGGAGAACTGACTCTCACAAAAGGGGCAGTTCTCGAGATAAGACCCGGAACGGTCCTAAAGTTTGCCGCCAATAGGGGACTAAGGATTTCGGGAAGTCTTAAGATGTTAGGAACTGAACAGGCACCGATAACACTTACCGACTGGCGCGACGATTCTACGGGAGGAGACGCAAATCATGATGGTGATGCCTCGCTTCCTGAACCCGGTTGGTGGAGGTCGATCTACATACAGGAAGAGGGCAGCGCAGAACTCGAATGGGCCAGAATAATGTATGCAGGCTACGGAGACAAGGCAGGTGTCTTCAAGACAGGTTCAGGATCTCTAATCTTAAGAAATTCAGTGATCTCTCGAATTGCCGGTGATGGTCTTCTGGTAAGCAGTAGTTCGGGCCATCTGGAAGTCTCCGGCTTATCATTCCTGGAAAACTCGACAGGAGTGGGTATCTCATCTCAGCAGACAGTTCCTCTGGAATTTGTTGATTGCGTCTTCGAGGGAAACGTCGTTTATGGTATTAGAAACGATAGCCCGGTTGAAGCCGTCGCCGTCGATTGCTGGTGGGGCGATATATCGGGGCCGCATCATCCTTCTCTGAACAACCGGGGAACAGGAAATCCCGTTAGCGACAATGTATCATTCGATCCATGGATAGGAAAGGAAGAGCTCATGAATGAGTCCGAAAGTGAGGAAGTGCCCTCTGAGAATGCTCAAGAGGTAGTTCAAGAGACCGTTGTTGCGGAATGGATAGAAGTCTCTTCGGACGGACTGTGCTATGAAGTACCTTCTTCCTGGTTCGATGATTCGGAGGGGTACAGACTCGAACTGGAGGGCGATGAGAATTCGAAGCCGGTAAGCAGATGGTTTGATGCTGAACCCGGCTCAGAGAACATCTTCTTCGTCATCGCTAAAGTGAAACCGGAGTTCCTCGAAAAAGAAGAAGAGGAAACAAGACTCAACATGGAAGTTGTCGAAGAATTCGAAAGGCTAATCGCCGGGGAGCCGGGAATATGGATAGAGCTTACGGCTGCGCAATGGAATGTTGAGAGATCTATCTACTCTCACGTCTACGAACCGGGAAACGATGGATACTGTCTTTCAGTCGGTTTTGCTGCGAAGACAGGCTTCTGGACTCAGTACGAGCCTGTACTGGAAAGAATAATGGAAACGTTAAGATACTGCGGAAACTGA
- a CDS encoding HD domain-containing phosphohydrolase, translated as MKNPALKVALLYVVFGVIWILFSDMIVDLMFVEKDLVAHAQTYKGWAFVIFSGILFYFLIYREFSEKNKTQLELVKQKDLSDAVLDTVGVFVAVLDSEGVIVFTNETFEEILSLKSEDIIGKNCSEVFASPDLANWIENTASKTLDREIENFYEADLETSSTTLHIRWALSNLTSWRGEHDYFVLTGVDITQLVESERSATHRLANIRALHEIDMAVSYHLELEKMLDVFLERLISRLGVDGADVFLIDEERSVLRFAHGKGIVTGEMDFRELPMEGTIPSSVASSGKPYSGPLDTSSNPECPRLKNLIDMKVKDYHAVPLETRGKILGVLETFDMMQIHRDSEWNDFLQMLAAQASLAIDVALMIDNLKDSNRKIAEAYDQTLEVLVGTLEMRDMNTKKHSRRVADLTVWLAEKMGASEEEIENMYRGALLHDIGKISIPDSVLLKEGPLSEDEWKVMKTHPTTAYEVLSQVEYLRPSLDIPYCHHERWDGSGYPRGLKGEEIPLAARIFAVVDVYDALTSDRPYRKAWSKEKTVEYLLENSGKLFDPAVIEKFLEILRVSSPS; from the coding sequence ATGAAGAATCCAGCGCTCAAAGTTGCGTTACTATACGTTGTATTTGGTGTTATATGGATCTTGTTTTCTGATATGATCGTCGATTTGATGTTTGTCGAAAAAGATCTTGTTGCTCATGCTCAAACCTACAAGGGCTGGGCCTTTGTTATCTTCAGTGGGATTCTCTTCTACTTTCTCATTTACCGTGAGTTCAGCGAGAAAAACAAGACTCAACTCGAACTCGTTAAGCAGAAAGACCTTTCCGACGCAGTCCTCGACACGGTGGGCGTTTTTGTTGCAGTATTAGATAGCGAAGGGGTCATTGTCTTCACAAATGAGACTTTTGAGGAGATTCTTTCACTCAAATCGGAGGATATAATTGGAAAGAACTGCTCCGAAGTCTTCGCATCCCCTGATCTTGCAAACTGGATCGAGAACACCGCAAGCAAGACACTGGATAGAGAGATAGAGAACTTCTATGAGGCCGATTTAGAAACCTCGTCGACTACTCTACACATCCGATGGGCATTGAGCAATCTTACAAGCTGGAGAGGGGAACATGATTACTTCGTTTTGACAGGTGTAGATATAACTCAACTGGTAGAATCAGAAAGAAGCGCAACGCATAGATTGGCAAATATTCGCGCACTGCACGAAATAGATATGGCCGTCAGCTATCACCTCGAACTTGAAAAGATGCTGGATGTCTTTCTCGAAAGATTGATCTCGAGGCTTGGCGTAGATGGCGCCGATGTCTTCTTAATTGACGAAGAAAGAAGTGTTCTGAGATTCGCTCATGGAAAGGGAATAGTCACTGGAGAAATGGACTTCAGAGAGCTTCCAATGGAAGGAACTATACCTAGTTCGGTTGCTTCGTCGGGAAAGCCTTACTCCGGTCCGTTGGACACCTCTAGCAATCCCGAATGCCCGAGGCTCAAGAACCTGATAGATATGAAAGTGAAGGACTATCATGCCGTACCCCTTGAAACGAGAGGAAAAATTCTGGGAGTCCTTGAAACATTCGACATGATGCAAATTCACAGAGACAGTGAATGGAATGATTTTCTGCAGATGCTTGCGGCACAAGCTTCACTAGCGATAGATGTTGCTCTGATGATAGATAATTTGAAAGACAGCAACAGGAAGATCGCAGAAGCTTACGATCAGACTTTGGAAGTTCTTGTAGGAACACTGGAAATGAGAGACATGAACACCAAGAAACACTCAAGGAGAGTAGCCGATCTTACAGTTTGGCTTGCCGAGAAAATGGGGGCATCGGAAGAAGAAATAGAAAACATGTACAGAGGCGCCCTGCTGCACGACATTGGGAAGATTTCTATTCCGGACAGCGTGTTACTGAAGGAAGGACCTCTATCTGAAGACGAATGGAAGGTAATGAAAACTCATCCGACAACGGCGTATGAAGTGTTGTCCCAAGTCGAGTACCTTAGACCTTCGCTGGATATTCCTTACTGTCACCACGAGCGTTGGGACGGAAGCGGATATCCCCGCGGACTTAAAGGAGAAGAGATTCCTCTGGCTGCAAGGATATTTGCCGTTGTAGACGTTTATGACGCTCTGACTTCAGATAGGCCGTATAGAAAAGCCTGGAGCAAAGAGAAAACCGTAGAGTACCTTCTAGAGAACTCCGGAAAGCTATTCGATCCAGCCGTGATAGAAAAGTTTCTTGAGATATTGAGAGTCAGTTCACCATCATAA
- a CDS encoding InlB B-repeat-containing protein, translating to MRTYRNRKLRFRKLMIFVAAISFIFLSTECIFKTVTLTMLEPDEGGEVQPLPGNHKYLINTSVDIQAMPDDGWDFDRWEVDEEFYSNEKETKLEMDSEKTIKAFFSRQPVTLTMEDEEGEGSISPVPGEYQFDYSTLVGLSATPTEGWEFDRWQVDGVFYSSEEETELSMDADKIVEAFFNEEPVASVTLSMHEPIGQGAVAPTVGDHKYDAGKSLTLQATPAEGWLFEHWLVEDAVYSSEHEAELTMNTDRNVKAVFVRKTHTLTMLEPSGSGNVEPAVGISIYKEGSVVTLVATPSNGWDFDFWQIDGALFSYNSQITITMNASKTAKAFFVEEPPTVFTLTMVEPIGQGSVSPPVGDHTYIEGTSVPLSATPADGWEFEAWYLDGTFYSDSETTSIIMDRDKSVSAEFVQKAEKVTLEIYKYGRGTVSPPEGTYVYDKGSSVDLSATPDSGYHFEEWLVDGTTYEVPEITITLEWDTIAQAVLRCNCGGSCEK from the coding sequence TTGAGAACCTACAGGAATAGAAAACTCAGGTTTCGGAAACTTATGATCTTCGTTGCAGCAATTTCTTTTATCTTCCTATCTACTGAGTGTATCTTCAAGACCGTAACTCTAACTATGCTCGAGCCAGATGAGGGAGGCGAGGTTCAGCCCCTTCCCGGGAATCATAAATACTTGATCAACACGTCTGTAGATATTCAGGCCATGCCCGATGATGGGTGGGACTTCGACCGATGGGAAGTAGATGAGGAATTCTATTCAAATGAGAAAGAGACGAAACTGGAAATGGATTCCGAAAAGACAATCAAAGCTTTTTTCTCGAGACAACCGGTTACCTTAACTATGGAAGATGAAGAAGGAGAGGGAAGTATTTCACCGGTACCGGGAGAGTATCAGTTTGATTATTCTACCCTGGTCGGTCTTTCAGCTACTCCGACAGAAGGCTGGGAATTCGACCGATGGCAGGTTGACGGCGTTTTCTATTCGAGTGAAGAAGAGACGGAATTGTCTATGGACGCAGATAAGATAGTAGAGGCGTTCTTTAACGAGGAGCCTGTGGCTTCGGTCACTCTGTCTATGCACGAACCAATTGGTCAGGGAGCGGTTGCTCCGACTGTCGGAGATCACAAGTATGATGCAGGAAAGTCTTTAACACTTCAAGCGACACCGGCAGAAGGGTGGCTCTTTGAACACTGGCTTGTTGAAGATGCAGTCTATTCCTCTGAACATGAAGCCGAACTCACAATGAACACCGATAGAAATGTTAAGGCAGTCTTTGTCCGTAAGACACACACGCTTACAATGCTTGAGCCCTCCGGAAGCGGAAATGTCGAACCTGCGGTCGGTATAAGTATATATAAAGAGGGTTCAGTTGTTACCCTTGTGGCTACACCTTCCAACGGCTGGGACTTTGATTTCTGGCAGATAGATGGAGCTCTCTTCTCATACAATTCGCAGATAACGATCACCATGAATGCCAGCAAGACAGCTAAGGCGTTTTTTGTTGAAGAACCGCCAACAGTTTTCACCCTGACAATGGTTGAGCCAATCGGTCAGGGTTCGGTCAGTCCTCCGGTCGGAGATCACACATACATAGAGGGAACCTCCGTGCCCCTTTCGGCTACTCCCGCAGACGGATGGGAGTTCGAGGCCTGGTACCTTGACGGTACTTTTTATTCAGATAGCGAAACTACTTCGATTATCATGGACCGTGACAAATCAGTCTCGGCAGAGTTTGTGCAAAAAGCAGAGAAAGTAACTCTTGAGATCTACAAATATGGAAGAGGGACCGTCAGTCCTCCCGAAGGAACCTACGTTTACGATAAAGGATCCTCAGTTGATCTAAGCGCGACGCCTGATTCCGGATATCATTTTGAAGAATGGCTCGTTGATGGAACGACCTATGAGGTCCCGGAAATAACTATAACGCTTGAATGGGATACTATTGCGCAAGCAGTTCTCAGATGTAATTGCGGAGGCTCATGCGAGAAATGA
- a CDS encoding pirin family protein — translation MSEIIEHGDSHGNKGEILDVDCQWMTAGSGIIHQEMPESAERMLGVQLWLNLPAKDKMTDPRYGDIRSENVRL, via the coding sequence ATTAGCGAGATTATCGAACACGGTGACAGCCATGGTAACAAAGGAGAGATACTAGATGTTGACTGTCAGTGGATGACCGCGGGTTCGGGAATTATCCATCAGGAGATGCCTGAGTCAGCTGAGAGGATGCTTGGGGTTCAGTTGTGGTTGAATCTTCCGGCAAAGGATAAGATGACTGACCCGAGATACGGTGATATAAGAAGTGAAAACGTTCGATTGTAA
- a CDS encoding APC family permease yields MKKSLKFWDLVALEVGMTIGAGIFVYMPIAYKSAGIGTIVAFIFAFLPMAIIMINVMLLGSTLPTTGGTFKYGAFLFSPKVAFLGLWAYLFGAFVGLFPLNALALASYMKGIWNGISVVPVALIILTFFYVVNLLGLKTASIVEIVFVALLFVAIAIYTVPGVAKIDPRNLEGLFSTGLGPMIYASALLTFTFAGSNAVIELGGEVENPRKNLPLSVMLSLSIVLICYLLMAIVSFGVGEEVMANGTLNDVASNYLSGFLFYVFAFGGPILAIATTINATYMWGTRSLLALCKLRVFPSKLGLVNKRGTPWVLLTIIWLLSSIMLISVGESGLNLFAAFASIGGIAVIIPTMFAVFKLKKNETLRKTAPAIVKKKWFIFIPILGVVFSILIMLILLYQVGVDFSTSFFLFFIVWEVIGMIYFIFRLKYLDRTEKNVFSRNDLSVFDD; encoded by the coding sequence ATGAAGAAATCACTCAAGTTCTGGGATCTTGTTGCTTTAGAAGTAGGTATGACTATTGGTGCAGGCATATTTGTCTATATGCCGATAGCTTACAAAAGTGCCGGGATTGGGACCATCGTTGCCTTTATCTTTGCCTTTCTTCCTATGGCGATAATAATGATAAACGTCATGTTGCTTGGATCGACACTTCCCACGACCGGTGGAACCTTCAAGTACGGCGCTTTCCTCTTTTCACCCAAAGTTGCATTCCTTGGTCTCTGGGCCTATCTCTTCGGTGCATTTGTGGGACTTTTTCCGTTGAATGCTCTGGCACTGGCATCCTACATGAAAGGAATTTGGAATGGAATTTCTGTCGTACCTGTCGCTTTGATAATTCTCACATTCTTCTATGTAGTCAATCTGCTCGGGCTGAAAACGGCTTCTATAGTAGAGATAGTATTTGTTGCTCTCCTCTTTGTAGCGATTGCCATTTACACCGTTCCGGGCGTTGCAAAAATCGACCCGAGAAACCTTGAAGGACTCTTTTCAACGGGATTGGGTCCAATGATTTACGCTTCTGCGCTCCTTACATTTACTTTCGCCGGTTCAAATGCCGTAATAGAGCTGGGCGGAGAAGTGGAGAATCCCAGAAAAAATCTCCCGCTTTCAGTTATGTTATCTCTTTCAATTGTTCTGATCTGCTATCTTTTGATGGCAATAGTCTCTTTTGGAGTGGGAGAAGAGGTAATGGCTAACGGCACTCTTAATGATGTAGCTTCGAATTACCTTAGCGGATTTCTTTTCTACGTCTTTGCATTCGGCGGTCCGATACTCGCTATCGCCACAACGATAAACGCTACATACATGTGGGGTACTAGATCTTTGCTTGCGCTGTGCAAACTTCGAGTATTCCCCTCGAAACTCGGACTGGTCAACAAGAGAGGAACACCATGGGTTTTGCTGACAATTATTTGGCTTCTCTCTTCCATTATGCTGATTTCAGTCGGCGAATCCGGCCTAAACCTATTTGCAGCCTTCGCTTCGATTGGAGGAATCGCGGTGATTATTCCCACGATGTTTGCGGTTTTCAAACTGAAGAAAAATGAAACGCTTAGAAAAACGGCTCCTGCAATTGTTAAGAAGAAATGGTTCATCTTCATTCCCATTCTCGGTGTGGTGTTTTCAATACTTATTATGCTTATTCTTCTCTACCAGGTCGGAGTGGACTTTAGCACGTCTTTCTTCCTGTTCTTTATCGTCTGGGAAGTAATCGGAATGATATACTTCATCTTCAGACTGAAATACCTGGACCGTACTGAGAAGAATGTATTCTCCAGAAATGACCTTTCGGTCTTTGATGATTGA
- a CDS encoding pirin-like C-terminal cupin domain-containing protein, whose translation MRFLLFSGKPLKEPIAWEGLIVINKNEELELAFRELLDNSFVKNAGR comes from the coding sequence ATGAGATTTCTTCTGTTTTCGGGAAAACCTTTGAAAGAGCCCATAGCATGGGAAGGCCTCATAGTTATAAACAAAAATGAGGAGCTTGAACTTGCTTTCAGGGAACTACTCGATAATTCCTTCGTCAAGAACGCCGGCAGATAA